A single window of Dendropsophus ebraccatus isolate aDenEbr1 chromosome 5, aDenEbr1.pat, whole genome shotgun sequence DNA harbors:
- the LOC138793192 gene encoding lethal(3)malignant brain tumor-like protein 4 encodes MSQGSASDFDLMNALDWSNGIATLPGSQIRFRLSEFGTLEIITDSDKTLDCSSKIQDTEKSVKRSSCTVPEQEIKKSEEKPGNMEKKEAVDNDEIKEEPSLEGQSITPTPSIGPPGPVPSTENERPQRLRKKRKLLMDSGDEEDAIEEDEDRIRGHQRRGKPGKQVKAGQKKKLWNWVSYLEEEKMPAAPLKLFKEHQSFPQSRNCFKVGLKLEGIDPEHPSLYCVLTVVEVQGYRIRLHFDGYPDCYDFWVNADSLDIHPVGWCEKTGHKLMPPKGYKDGEFSWPVYLKQSKAQAAPKTFFKSYNTPVTPSGFRVGMKLEAVDRKNPSLLCVATISDIVENRLLIHFDNWDHSYDYWCDASSPYIRPVGHCQEAGGSLTPPPEYKDPKSFSWEIYLEKTGTQAAPARAFKARPPHGFQPQMKLEAVDKRNPLLIRVCTIVEREENRIKLHFDGWSSLYDYWVDADSPDIHPVGWCAKTGHPLQLPPGVADTSPVPGQGCPIAGCKGIGHVRGPKYGTHYTAVGCPYSDVNLNREIFLQDRLSGERPLPSSQNTLKTRRPGTPNPVPDPPPDSPQSRKSPTPSEEQWGRGNLWEMAEWLEDEADTKPPVKKGAHTYIRLQLIKQETDGTDCELSLEQALHQSVFMTSLSSDPGHRIHLCWEKQCHLLPEVSTYTAKTVSKWNAEEVAEFVQQLPGCMEQASVFREEQIDGEAFLLLTQTDLVKILGLKLGPALKIYNSILMFHNLAQD; translated from the exons ATGTCTCAGGGATCTGCTTCAGACTTCGACCTAATGAATGCTCTGGACTGGAGTAACGGCATCGCTACCCTTCCCGGAAGTCAAATACGG TTCCGGCTTAGTGAGTTTGGTACCCTAGAGATCATTACAGATTCTGACAAGACCTTGGACTGTTCCTCCAAGATTCAGGATACAGAGAAATCTGTTAAGCGATCATCCTGTACTGTCCCCGAACAAG aaataaaaaaaagtgaagaaaaaCCTGGTAACATGGAGAAAAAGGAAGCTGTAGATAATGA TGAAATAAAAGAGGAGCCCTCTTTAGAAGGACAATCTATTACACCTACTCCGTCCATTGGGCCTCCGGGTCCTGTCCCCAGCACAGAGAACGAGCGTCCTCAGAGGTTGCGGAAGAAGAGGAAACTTTTAATGGATTCAGGAGACGAGGAAGATgcaattgaggaggatgag GATCGAAtcagaggacaccagagaagaggaaaaCCGGGCAAGCAAGTTAAAGCAG gacagaagaagaagctaTGGAACTGGGTATCCTACCTGGAAGAGGAGAAGATGCCTGCTGCGCCACTCAAGCTCTTCAAAGAG CATCAGTCTTTTCCCCAGTCACGGAATTGCTTTAAAGTGGGTTTAAAGTTAGAAGGAATAGATCCAGAACATCCATCCTTGTATTGTGTCCTGACTGTTGTAGAG GTTCAAGGCTATCGAATCAGGCTTCATTTTGATGGCTATCCTGACTGCTATGATTTTTGGGTTAATGCTGATTCTTTGGATATACATCCTGTGGGATGGTGTGAAAAAACTGGACATAAGCTTATGCCCCCAAAAG GTTACAAAGATGGAGAGTTTAGCTGGCCTGTATATCTGAAACAATCTAAAGCCCAGGCTGCTCCCAAAACCTTCTTTAAAAGTTACAACACG CCGGTTACTCCATCTGGGTTTCGGGTTGGCATGAAATTGGAAGCTGTGGATCGGAAAAATCCTTCTTTGCTTTGTGTAGCTACGATTTCAGATATTGTGGAAAACAGACTGCTCATTCACTTTGACAACTGGGATCACAGTTATGATTACTG GTGTGATGCTAGCAGTCCATACATCAGACCTGTTGGGCACTGTCAGGAGGCTGGTGGTTCACTGACTCCCCCACCCG AATATAAAGATCCTAAAAGTTTCTCTTGGGAAATATATCTGGAGAAGACTGGGACTCAGGCTGCACCAGCAAGGGCATTCAAAGCA CGTCCCCCACATGGGTTCCAGCCACAGATGAAACTAGAAGCTGTTGACAAAAGAAACCCCTTGTTAATCCGAGTCTGCACGATTGTTGAAAGAGAGGAAAACCGCATCAAG CTGCACTTTGACGGCTGGAGCTCGCTATACGACTATTGGGTTGATGCAGACAGTCCAGACATTCACCCAGTTGGTTGGTGTGCAAAGACTGGGCACCCTCTGCAATTGCCTCCTG GTGTTGCAGATACATCCCCCGTGCCTGGACAAGGCTGCCCCATTGCTGGATGTAAAGGAATCGGACATGTGCGGGGGCCAAAATATGGTACCCATTATAC TGCTGTTGGATGTCCTTACTCAGATGTAAACCTCAACAGAGAGATTTTCTTGCAAGATCGTCTTAGTGGGGAAAGACCATTACCATCATCTCAAAACACATTAAAAACTCGGAGACCTGGGACACCTAACCCTGTTCCTGACCCCCCACCAGATTCTCCACAGTCTAG gAAGTCTCCAACTCCTTCAGAGGAGCAGTGGGGACGAGGCAACTTGTGGGAGATGGCGGAATGGCTAGAAGATGAAGCGGATACAAAGCCACCAGTTAAAAA AGGTGCACACACTTATATCCGTCTGCAGCTGATTAAACAAGAGACAGATGGTACAG ATTGTGAGCTGAGTTTGGAGCAAGCCCTTCATCAGTCAGTATTCATGACATCCCTGTCTTCTGATCCTGGTCATCGCATTCATCTTTGCTGGGAAAAGCAATGCCACCTGCTTCCTGAGGTGTCCACGTATACTGCCAAAACTGTCAGCAAGTGGAATGCTGAAGAA GTTGCTGAGTTTGTCCAGCAGCTACCAGGTTGTATGGAACAAGCCTCAGTCTTCAGAGAAGAG CAAATAGACGGTGAGGCCTTTCTCCTGCTTACGCAGACAGATTTGGTGAAGATCTTGGGACTCAAATTAGGACCTGCTCTAAAAATCTACAATTCTATTCTTATGTTCCATAATTTGGCTCAAGACTAA